The Glycine soja cultivar W05 chromosome 15, ASM419377v2, whole genome shotgun sequence region taacaGAGTTCATCATTCATCAATCATTGACCCTACGTATTTTTATGACCTGATTTTGCTAGCGGAATCCTTATCTAAAAGACAAGACTAGATACCATTTTAATGCCAATAGAAAAAAGCAAAGTACGAATTAAAACAGTATATATATTTTCCAGTGTACCAAGATGTTACACCATAAGCCAAATGAAGAATACAAATTCGTGCATAATTTTGGCAGGGACTGTATACTATATATTCTGCTCTGCTCCTTATTTCTCTGTAATTAAAGTGTAAACCATGCTTCTACAATAAAGAAACAACAAATCAAGATATAGAAATGATACATGCATGCATATAATAGCTTACATTACATATATAGCTGTTTACGCCCATATAAATGTGAAATTAAGGATATATATTAGGTAGCTAGTGGCCCCTTGCAAGCATTTGATCGTAATTCTCTATGGATTGGAGCCTTTGAATGAGAAGTTGCTGCCTGAAGTTCTTGATGAAGGCATCAGCACTAGCATTGATGTCTTCATTAATAGGCTTCTTTGTCTGACCAGTGGCCTCAGTCGTCTTCTTTGCCCCATCATCTGAACTTGGGTTTCTCTTCTCTATCCACTTGCTgctctctccctctctttgCACTTCTGATGAAGGTTGTTGCAAGTGACTCTTTCTCATTCTTTCTTCTCTAATTGAAttgatgtcaaagaaagaaaGCTAATTAGGCTTGTATTGTATTTGTATTTGGTATTTACAATGGAATGGTGCTTCATGGctcatatatatagagagatagTTTAAGATATACACAGCAACAGCAAGGAAAGGGAATATGCTCTTTCCACTTTCTAATTGATACCTTTTTAATTTCGATCGCATTAATCTTGTGATATATTTTCACCTTGGTTTTACCTTCAAACAAAAGTTAATAGACGGTCACAAGCAAAAAAAGGTGCAGAGGGAGAATATCTAGCCGCTCCGATATGCTAAGCGTAGTGAACGCATATATGTGACGTCAATATATGCCACaagaataattataatattcaaattaatttgccAATTGATTCAAGAAAGCTTAATGCTTTTCCTCATTCAGTAAATTAGTACGTTAATGTAATGTCAATATCTTATTATTACGTcaatatcataaataattttttatttgaacttcACAATACACACGTCAAcaaataacctttttttttatacaatgatAATAAAGATTTGAATGAGTTCTCATGCATGTTACTCGATCTTTCTGTATTACTAAGTCATCCTAACAGTGAGATTCATAAATAATATTCTGCCGTcccaaaataactcatatttaaaagtttttttcacAGAAACCAATAGAGTAAATATTTGaagataattaatattgattagggataattttactaaaatatatttgttcttTCTCTTGATTTTAGTAAAAGTATTATTaagtctttttaaaataatattaattattaaaggataaaataaaaatagatatttgagtattttattaaaaagttagaacattaattaatttataattctttttaaagACTAAGATTAGAGTGATTGAGAGTATTTTAAAAAGAGATTATGGGATCCGAAAGCGGATGAAGCATGTGCAACACAGGATTCAATTTGATCTTGCGGCTTAAGACATGGTGATATGTGTGCGAAGAAGAAAGATGCTATACAGCTTAATGCTTGGCGAGTGAACAACTAACAAGATCATTAATTGCCACTTTAGTAAAATTCTTAAGACGAATGATGGGGCTGCATCTATACCGACCTCCCTAAACCATAAATATTAGATTAGATTGGTGCATTGTGCGTTCTTCAATTCacatctaataaaaattaattaaatatcaagATACCCATGTGATGCCCATCCGTGGCTTTGATTTAGAGGCATGGAGAGCTGCTATCCCACCACGTAGGCTTCTGAatttatagatatatatattattttctggaTCTCCTCACTATTTACCGTAGAAATGCCCAAAGGATTGACCGTAGAAAAAGCTGTCTACAACATATACACGTGCTTATATCAAAACATCTATCTTTATGAAAAGTCTAACGAGACTCTCCATCGTTCATTGCCACTAATTTGGATGTTAGCACATGTATTACTAGTATTATTAATTTGGCTTATGACAAGAGTGTAGAATAAAGAGATGGTAGAGATAGCAAGAGTGTATAATTTTATTCTGAATAATATGAGGTCTTTTATAAGTAAATATTATATAGTAATAATCAAATGatcataaaagagaaaaacttaATAGTTGTAACctacattttaataataaagatgATTATTAACCATTAAAAGAACAGTTACAAAGGTTATAAAATATAGAAAGCTAACAAATCCTCCGTTAAATTGAAAGTTTGCAAACTATCAGTTTAATGAGATTCATTAAGCATGCAGACTCCAAGCAAATTCCTTAGCTTCTGAAATGCAGACAACTTCAATGGTTTGGTCATGATGTCAGCAATTTGCACTTCACTCTTGCAGCAGATAAGATCAATAATTCCTTCATTTGATAGGtctcttaaaaaatgaaatctcACATCTATGTGCTTGTTTTTTCCACGCATAATAGGATTCTTTGATAACTTTATGGTGGAACTATTATCACAATAGATGAGAGTTGGACCTTGTTGCTTGAAGTGAACTTCTTCAAGAATATTCCTTAGCCAAATTGCTTGGTAAGCACATGTTGAAGTTGCTACAAATTCCGTTTTTGTTGTGGATAAAGTGACAATGGGCTGCTTCCGTGATGACCAAGAGATCGCTGCTAACCCCATCATAAAAACATAGCCAAAAGTACTTTTCTTGTCATCTGAATCTTCAGCATAATCACTATCAGTGAATCCCAACAAATTGAAATTTTCACCTCTCTTATAGAACAACTCAAATTCTCTTGTTCCTTGCAAGTAGCAAAGAATTCTTTTAGCACAAGTAAATGCATTTCTATAGGATTCTCCATGTACCTGCTAATCAAACTTACAAAATACATTATATCATGCCTAGTTGTAGTTAGATACATTAAGTTTCCCACAATCTGTTTATAAAGTGTACTGTTTATTTTCTTCCCTTCAGGATCTTTGTGCAACTTCAAACCACACTCAATTGGAATGTTTACAGAATTGCAATCATGCATCTGAAATCTGTCCAAAATATTTCTCACATATTTCTTTTGAGATAGAAAAATTCCAATATCTGATTGCACTATTTCTATACCTAGAAAGTAATGCATCATGTCAAGATCAGTCATTTCGAACTCATTCATCATAGACTTCTTGAATTCATCAAACACGAGAGTACAATTTTCAGTAAATATaagatcatcaacatataagcATACTATGagcatttttcctttttcattagATTTAATAAACAATGAATGCTCATAAGGGCATTTTGCAAAACCAGCTTTTATGAAATAAGACTCAATGTGACTATACCAAGCTTGAGGGGCTTGTTTTAgtccataaagagccttttttaatttgtaaacttTGTGCTCATTTCCAATTTTCACATAACTAGGGAGTTGATCAATAAATACCTGTTCCTCCAAATAACCATGTAAGAATGCTGACTTTACATCTAGTTGAAATATAGGTCCTGCATTTTGTGCTGCTTGTGCAACTACTAACTTGATTGTATCATGTCTTGCAACTGGTGTAAACACTTCTGTGTAATCAACCTCATACTACTACTTGTAACCCATGGCCACCAAGCATGCCTTATATTTATCCATTTCAccattttcttttagttttgttttgaaaacccatttcactCTTATGGTATTATGTCCATTTGGAAGATCACACAACTCCCAAGTATCATTTCTTTCAATGGAATCAATTTCATCATCCATCACTTTtctccatttttcttctttgataGCACTTTCAAAGGTTGTAGGGTCAcaatttgaaaacaaagcaGAATGAGTAATGGGATCTTCAATTCCTGTTACctcacaatcagacatccatgcAAGCCTTCTTCTTGCTCGTTGAGGTCTTTCATCTTCAACTGTGATTGCTGGAATTCGTTGTTCTTCTAGGTCCCTTGTCTGAAACTCTTCATCTTCATTATCTTCATCAAAGTTTGCAAGAATTTGCTTTGTTTCATCTATGTTATTTTCCCAAAATCTTTCTTCATCAAAAACAACATCACGACTAATAATGATCTTTTTAGTGGCAGGATTATACAATTTATATGCTTTTGATTGATCACTAACACCAAGAAAGATACATTTTTCACCTTTATCATCAAGCTTTGATATTTTCTTATCTAGAATATGGGCATAAGCAATGCATCCAAATATCTTGAAGTGGTCCACTGTTGGTTTTCTTCCGCTCCATGCCTTCTctgatgtcatatttttttcacaGCAAATGTAGGACTTCTATTTAGAATATGCACACTCTAATTAATAGCTTCAGGCcaaaattcttttgaaatgCCACTCTTAGTCAAGAGGCACCGTACCATGTTGAGAAtggttctatttttcctctATGAGACACCATTTTGTTATGGTGTATATGCTATTGTCAACTCCTTCCGGATTCCATGATTTACACAGAAAGTAGAAAATTCATCTGAGCAATACTCTCCATCAGGGTCTGTTCGAAGAGACTTAATAGTCTTTTCAGATTCTGTTTCAACTCAAGCTTTGAAGCTTTTAAATGAAGAGAGAGCTTCAGATTTTTCCTACAAAAAATAGACCCaagtttttctagaaaaaatcATCTGTGAAagtaataaagtattttttaccTCCATTGGAAGAAAGATTTATTGGACCACATATATCTAAATGAATCAATTCCAAAACACATTTTGCTCTCCATGACTTTCCATTAGGGAACTGAGAATGATGTTGTTTGCTAACAACACATTCTTCACAAACGAGAAGGAGCAGTAATTTATGGAAGGCCTATCACCATGTTTTTTTGTTCAAGGGTCTTCAATCCACTAAAACTCAAATGACCATAACGATAATGCCACAACCAAGTAGAAACAGTATCTTTGGCCATTAAACTAGAATGAATGCTTTCAATCTTTAGTGGGAATAACCTGCctgaattcatttttataactgCAATGGCACCTCAAATAGGATCAAAAATTTCACAAGTACCTTTGCTAATAAAAAGTTCATAACCTTTTTCTTGCAATTGACCAACACTTAACAAGTTGCTTTTCAAGTCAGGGACATGGAGCACATTAGAAGTTGTTTCTACAAAACCATTCCtggcttttattttaatatcaccttttccCATCACTTTTACAATAGAACAATCACCAAAGTTAACCGTGGAATGAAAATCTTCATTAAAATATGAGAAAGAGGACTTACTTCCACTCATGTGATTACTACAACCAGTCTCTACATACCAGATTTTTGTCTCGCTGTCTTTTGCATCTTCAACAGCCATCAATAAGGTTTCCACTTTTTTCTCCTCGATAAAATTTGaacttttccctttttctttaagATTAGGCAATATAGTATAAACAATTAGAGGCATAATGACCAAATTTATGACATTTATAGCATTGTACCTTTGATTTATCATGATCTCTTCCTCTACCATTGCCTTGAAATTGATCATTATTGTCTTTGGAATTATTGCTAAAATCTCTATTTCCTCGATCTCcacgtcctcttcctctaccTCTACCTCTACCCCTTCCTCTAGAGTTGTTGGAATGAGTATTGGTAGAAGCTTTCAATGCGTGCTCCTCCATTGTTGAACTTCTGTTCATCTTTTGTTCATGTACTAATAAAGAAATTTGAAGTTCATCAAGAGAAAGATCATTAATATCATTTGGCTCTTCAATTGAGCATACAACATAATCAAATTTTGGTGTTAATGTGCGTAGAATTTTTTCAACAATGGTTGTGTCAGTCATTTTCTCACCATGAAATCGCATGTTGTTAGCAATACCCATggttcttgaaaaataataagttacTGACTCACCTTCTTTCATTTGAAGGACTTCAAAGTCTCTTCTCAATGCTTGAAGTTGAGCACGTTTCACTCGTGAGGAGCcttgatattttttcttcattgaaTCCCAAATTTCCTTAGAAGTATCTTTGCAAAAAATAGTTTCAAGGATAGAACGATCAATGGCttgaaacaaataatttttggcttttaagtctTTCAATTTCATCACTTCATACTCTTTTTGTTGTGCATCTGTAAGAACTACGTCATCACTTGGTGTTGCCACACCATCTGCAACAACCTGTCAGAACTCCTTGGATCGCAAGAGATTCTCCATCAACATACTCCAATGATTATAGTGACCATCAAAACGAGAAATAACCGATTGAACAAAATTTTTAGAAGACATTGGTGGAACAATtatcttctctctttctctcccctttttttcTCACACTTTTGGACTAGTGTCTCTTTCACTTCCTTGGACCGCTACCTTTCttttaagtaaaagaaaaaccaaCAAGGAGTTTGGTAAAGAAAAATTCTGAGGAGACACAAAGCGAAGTTCTATAGACATAAGCATGAGATGAATGTGATGCACAACAAAAATGCTGAACTATGTGCTTAAGAATTTATAATCATctctataaattatttactgTTTTATGTGACGAATATTTGAGCATTTTTTTATCTGGATATGGGATTAGAAGCTTTAAACTAAGTGACTTAGTCTATCAAGTGCAAGAGAGATCATATTGATTACAGCATACTGGAAAGGAAAAATAAGCTACCCGTGTTAGTTACATGTTTCAATTAGTCAATATAAAGTTGCTTTTACAAGAAGTCTACTGTGAGCCTCCACCGTTTATTGTCACTAATTTGGTAACACTTGTTAATTAGTACTGTTTACTTGGTTGTAAAAAAGGAGAGTGAGTTATATACTTAACATTAGATTATAACTCATTTTAGTTTATGATTTTACAAAATTCTCAAGtcattttagtttctaattttacaaaatctttattttagcCTTTAACAGTTTAACTTCATGAAAAGTAattcattttagtctttttctgcatttttcattattgtacTGCGAGTAAATGATGTTTTTAAAgtcaaagaataaattaaagattttgTAGAATTAATTAAAGTGTTTTATGGCTTGAGGAACTCTAGCGTGCACATTCTCCCTTACGAAAAAGAAGATACTGACTGAGGTGACATAAAGCttactatatataaataaattatcgaCATAAATATGAGATGAATGTGATGCACAATAAAAGTGCCAaagtattcataaaaaatttgttaagaagtacatatttttttttaaattttagaatctGCAACATTATTTAGTTCTTTTTAACATCATCACATATTTATCATATTAGGTGATAAgtttgaatgataaaattataaatagtcTTAATTTTGATACATTGTTAGATgtgaaaatttttatattattaactaaaaaaaatcttgagtataactttaaaatatattttacagaaattaacaattttattggATATGATACTCCATAATTAactttagtataaaaaatatccatgttgttgataaattttaattaagttcaATGGTAGTTTTTTCCTTTAAAGTTTGATTTTGttgcaaattttgtttttatttttttctatgaatTTTGTCTTCAAATTTTACCCTTCCTTCAATTGTttgttaaattgaataaaaagaaacatgtaCCAAAAATAAATGTCATTAATTAATTGGATGCTACCGAgcaaataaaaatttgacaaattTAGGATCAACTAGGGAAGATGGATGGATTCTTAAGTGAACCAAAATGGGCATTGTTGGAAAGACCTTCTTACTCTTCCCTCTTCTCCTTCACCTTCTTCTCACCCCACTTAGCCCATCACCATTGCATCACCACCGCTTTGTCACCACTTTCATCCAGATCCAAAGTTGTCACACATCACCATAGTCACACCGACCACCTCCACATCGCACAATCCCTCACCAACCCGACCACCACCATGCATCCTCACCACTATGTCCAAACACATCGCAACTCCTTCCCTTGGTTTGCGCACCCCCACCGACTCTAGATTGCATGAAAATGTGTTTCCATTAaggtgaaaaaatatatacacaaaaAATGTGATTCTAATACACATTATTCAAgagaattatattttcattgtatatattttttacacccCCACTTAATCTAACAAAAATACGATTATGTTACCAAATAACAATGAAATCGTGTTTacgttgtgttttttttcacaCCCGCATTATATAATGGAAACCCGACTTCATTTATATAGTTGTAGAATAGAATCGTTTTTCTATGAAAATGACATTTTCAAGGGGGGAAAAAATAGGTGCCAGTCCCTTGGAAGGGACCATTAGCAATGGCAGTGGTGTCAATGAAAGCCCAAAGGCGGAGCCCATTGGatatttgaaagttgaaacccaATAAAAGCGAATAGAATAagtaaaatgtgggagtgaaaGCAGAAAGCATGGAAGTGGTGCGGCGGGTGGTTCCGAAGGTGTTGGAAAAGGGCGTCGTAATGAGTCGGAGGGAGATGAGCTCAGGTTCGGGTTGGTTGGCGGGAAAGTTGGCGAAAATAGTGAAAGCCGGAGAGGCTGTTCTGCACTCGCGAGCCGAAGAAGTTGAGGCCATTGAAATCAAGTCAGAGAGAGTGCAGAAGATCATCGACGACATGGTCCGCGTTATGAGAAAAGCACCTGGAGTTGGCCTCGCTGCCCCACAGATTGGAATCCCCTTAAGGATTATTGTTTTGGAAGACAAAATCCAATATATGGCTTATTTTTCAAACCAAGAGCTCAAGGCACAAGATAGAACACCTTTTGATCTTTTGGTCATCCTCAATCCCAAGCTAAAGAACACCACCACCAGGACTGCCCTATTCTTTGAAGGCTGCTTGAGGTCTTCCTATTCATACTACTATCTATGCTTCATTCCTTTACCAGAAATCGCAAAATCGACTCTCAatcacgattttttttttttgtttttcaacaaACTTCAACCAATAATATATTCGAGCCTATGTTGCATAACTTAATTGTATATTTAACTTGTCTGTCTAGACTCTTGACACTCTCGcccatttttttagttatttatgacTTCAAATTTCGCAAAGATGCAGTCACCAAAGCAACTACTAGTATGCCTATTAccacattatttaattattttctcttaaccTATATCATATGTACTATATGCTTCCATTTAAACAAATGCCTTCATAGTTGATGTGATTCAAGTTGTTATTCTGGCTAAGGGCTAAAAGGAAGCAAATTTCTTTAGTTGGTGCATGTAACCAATGCATAACAGCATTGCTAATATTTATACATTTACAACTTGTGTACGATATCTTAATGTGTTCCCCATGTACTGATAGCTTGGGTTTAAGTTTCAATCTGTGTACGATATCTTAATTTTAACATCTGATGTGAACttgtatctgttttttttttcttcctttttttaaaatgtgacaTCCAATCAATATTCATTAGGTTCTGTGGAGTTTTTAGTGCATTTCCACATTGGGGCATGTGCAACAACAGAAcagtaggttttttttttaatgttattcagCCCTCTTATTGCAAATATGCCACATTTTAGTGAGGTTTTCCTCCAATAGGATTGCATCCAATTGAATTTGCTGGATTAATTATTGTTAAAGGTAACAGCTATTCAACGGTGTTGTCATAATTTAAAGCATACCAACTCTGGATCGCTTTATATTTGTGTTTATGTGATAATAATGTGTCAAGAAACATTTTCATCTTTAATAACATTTTGCAGTGTTCCTGGATATAGTGCTGTGGTAGAGCGGTACCTTGATGTTGAGGTTGCAGGTTTTGATCGTTACGGTGAACCCATCAAAATAAATGCAACTGGTTGGCAGGCCCGGATTTTACAACATGAGTGTGATCACCTGGATGGAACACTGTATGTTGATAAGATGGTACCTAGAACTTTCAGAGCTTCAGAAAACAGTTATAAGCCTCTTGCCCATGGGTGCCCCAAACTTGGCCCTCGCTAATGCAGGTGTTAGAGCTTCAAGCTGAATCAGCTTCTGATAAGCCCATCAACACAAATTTCTTGTGCATGTTAGTGAAAAGCTTGACACTTGTAAATCTTAGCAGCATGTAGTCCAGATGCATTAAGTTAGAAATATATTCAGTTTTTGAATAAGTAAATTCTCCTCAATTTTCAgtgttatcaacaacaacaacagagccttatcccactaggtgaggAATTTTCAATGTTGTCATGTTGCGACAATTGTTATTGCAATttgccattttttttctctgatcAATTCGTTTCATACAAGTCTCAATACTCTGGATATTGATTTTGCCTGCTTTTATCTAAATTGTGCATCTTACAACGAATTTGGAATATGTACCATAAACATGCTAGGtgtttgtcattttctttttccatatAATGTTGTGTTTGGTATGGTTGAATAGTGTACATTACTCGATGAGTATTGGTCAAATGATATTTATGgtcttcatctttttttttttttaaaaaaaaaattcgatgttttatcttttaaaaagttgatGTTTGGTCCTTCATTTTTGGTCTCGAATCAGCAAGGGTACTTAGGTGTCTCCATGCTACGCATGGGACAAGCGGAGAATTACTCTTTCTCAAATTGCTTTATTGCTGTATGGTGCTCAACGTGAGGTGCAAAATTACTTCTTCTACCCTTTATCAAGATTAGCTCCCCTTTCATCAATTTTTCCCAAAAACAAACAGAGAAAATTAATGAGAAATTaactaaaaagaagaaaatgagtaGAAAACGCAACTTGCAGaaagaaagcaaacaaaacatctgcatcaaaagcaaaataaaaactcatcacatgattttcttttcatcattcttggaaaaaaaataatttaaaatcctCGTCAATAATCTTGGAAGGTAGAATAGAGGAAACATAAGAACgaaaatcaaagaaagaaaaagactgagagaagaaaaggaaatgaaTTTCAAATCCTCACCAATAATCTGTAGATGCACGCAGTTGGAGCTTGCTCATCTTCCATGGCCTCTTTGATTCCAACCATCTTGCAAAACAAAACACAGACATCAATTTTAAAGGACAAAAATGCATGAAGGAGAGGAGAGGAtaagatgaa contains the following coding sequences:
- the LOC114388029 gene encoding peptide deformylase 1A, chloroplastic-like; the encoded protein is MEVVRRVVPKVLEKGVVMSRREMSSGSGWLAGKLAKIVKAGEAVLHSRAEEVEAIEIKSERVQKIIDDMVRVMRKAPGVGLAAPQIGIPLRIIVLEDKIQYMAYFSNQELKAQDRTPFDLLVILNPKLKNTTTRTALFFEGCLSVPGYSAVVERYLDVEVAGFDRYDGT